In Methylovirgula sp., a single genomic region encodes these proteins:
- the rnr gene encoding ribonuclease R, producing MPSKAEILAFIGREQPNSPTKIGKREVARAFSITGADRIGLKKILRELEAEGAVGRNRKQLHKAGQLPAVVLADIASRDPDGELIAQPVEWDNEQGPIPKILIQVGKRRPGQPVPGVGDRGLIRVEPAHEAGPNDPAYNGRVIKLFDRAKTQVLGIYRADPSGGARVVPIDKRNARVGEFTVAEGGHNGAQEGDLVAVDVLRTGRLGLAPVRVREKLGSLASEKAMSLIAIHSHSIPNAFSSDALAEASHAKPATLAGREDWRDIPLITIDPADAKDHDDAVFAQPDRNPDNDGGHIIHVAIADVAAYVRPGSALDRDALQRGNSVYFPDRVVPMLPERISNDLCSLRPNEDRAALAFRIIIAKDGRALSHNVHRVLMRSAAKLAYQQVQAAWDGTPGEETQALLKPVLKPLFAAYESLKLAREKRNPLDLDLPERKLLLKPDGTVDRVIVPPRLEAHRLIEEFMILANVAAAETLEKVHQALIYRAHGEPTFEKLNGLAEFLASIDIKIAKGQVLTPRQFNGILAQVKGTEHENIVNDVVLRTQAQAEYVAENYGHFGLHLRRYAHFTSPIRRYADLIVHRGLIRALRLGNDGLPDMTGEQLAEIAAQISATERRAMAAERETVDRLIAQFLSEQVGATFEGRISGVTGAGLFVKLAETGADGFIPIATLGDDYFNYDESSHALIGRRSGVTHRLGDEIAVKLVEAAPFAGALRFELMSGAGGARLRNVKTQGKRGGRRDNGSDGPRASARLKKLRKSNN from the coding sequence TTGCCTTCGAAGGCAGAGATTCTCGCCTTCATCGGCCGCGAACAACCAAACAGCCCCACCAAAATTGGCAAGCGGGAAGTCGCCCGCGCCTTCTCGATCACCGGGGCGGATCGCATAGGATTAAAGAAAATACTCAGAGAACTCGAAGCGGAAGGCGCCGTTGGGCGCAACCGCAAACAATTACATAAGGCCGGTCAATTGCCGGCTGTCGTCCTCGCCGATATCGCCAGCCGCGACCCAGACGGCGAATTGATTGCCCAGCCCGTCGAATGGGACAATGAACAAGGGCCGATCCCGAAAATTCTCATCCAGGTTGGCAAGCGACGCCCCGGCCAGCCGGTGCCCGGCGTCGGCGACCGCGGGCTGATTCGCGTCGAACCGGCGCACGAAGCGGGCCCGAACGATCCCGCCTATAACGGCCGCGTCATCAAACTTTTCGACCGTGCCAAGACACAAGTGCTCGGCATCTATCGCGCCGATCCATCGGGCGGCGCGCGTGTCGTGCCGATCGACAAACGCAACGCGCGCGTCGGTGAATTCACGGTCGCCGAAGGTGGCCACAATGGCGCGCAGGAAGGCGATCTCGTCGCCGTCGATGTTTTGCGCACCGGACGTCTTGGTCTTGCACCCGTGCGCGTACGCGAAAAGCTCGGCAGCCTCGCGAGCGAAAAGGCGATGAGCCTCATCGCCATCCATTCGCACAGCATTCCCAATGCTTTCAGTTCGGACGCTTTGGCGGAAGCCTCCCACGCAAAGCCGGCGACGCTCGCCGGGCGCGAGGATTGGCGCGACATTCCCCTGATCACCATCGACCCGGCCGACGCCAAGGATCACGACGACGCGGTGTTCGCGCAACCTGATCGCAACCCCGATAACGACGGCGGCCATATCATCCATGTCGCTATCGCCGATGTCGCGGCCTATGTGCGGCCAGGCTCTGCGCTTGACCGCGATGCACTCCAGCGTGGCAATTCGGTCTATTTCCCGGATCGCGTCGTGCCGATGCTGCCCGAGCGCATCTCCAACGACCTTTGTTCACTGCGGCCCAATGAAGATCGCGCCGCGCTCGCCTTCCGCATCATCATCGCCAAAGACGGGCGCGCGCTCTCGCACAACGTGCATCGCGTGCTGATGCGATCGGCGGCGAAGCTTGCCTATCAGCAAGTGCAAGCCGCCTGGGACGGAACGCCCGGCGAAGAAACGCAGGCGCTGTTAAAGCCGGTGCTGAAGCCGCTCTTTGCCGCTTATGAATCATTGAAACTCGCGCGCGAAAAGCGCAACCCGCTCGATCTCGATCTGCCGGAACGCAAGCTTCTGCTCAAGCCCGATGGGACCGTCGATCGCGTGATCGTGCCGCCGCGGCTTGAAGCGCATCGGCTGATCGAGGAATTCATGATCCTCGCCAATGTCGCCGCGGCAGAGACGTTGGAAAAAGTGCATCAGGCCCTGATCTATCGCGCGCATGGCGAGCCGACATTCGAGAAGCTTAATGGGCTCGCTGAATTCCTCGCCTCGATCGACATCAAGATCGCGAAGGGCCAAGTGCTGACGCCGCGCCAGTTCAACGGCATCCTCGCGCAGGTCAAAGGCACCGAGCACGAGAACATCGTCAACGATGTCGTGCTGCGAACGCAAGCGCAGGCGGAATATGTCGCCGAAAACTACGGTCATTTCGGCCTGCATCTGCGCCGCTACGCGCATTTCACATCGCCGATCCGCCGCTATGCCGATCTGATCGTTCATCGCGGCCTGATCCGCGCGCTACGTCTTGGCAATGACGGTCTGCCGGACATGACGGGCGAGCAATTGGCAGAGATCGCCGCGCAAATTTCCGCGACCGAGCGGCGCGCCATGGCGGCGGAGCGCGAAACCGTCGACCGTTTGATCGCGCAATTTCTGAGCGAACAGGTGGGCGCCACGTTTGAGGGGCGGATCTCCGGGGTTACGGGCGCAGGGCTTTTCGTCAAACTTGCCGAGACCGGCGCCGACGGATTTATCCCGATCGCGACACTCGGCGACGATTATTTCAACTATGACGAGAGTTCGCATGCGTTGATTGGTCGCCGCAGCGGCGTG
- a CDS encoding glutamine amidotransferase family protein, which translates to MCGIVGLFFKDPALEPDLGKHLSVMLETMTARGPDSAGFAVYGEGEKSRTKITLRAPADFESYGALEKALEPGASVTRRGTHIVVSVPTTDVEGVLQKIKHEAPTLTVSSVGTHMELYKEVGLPADVAKKFHLAEMSGTHGIGHTRMATESAVTTAGAHPFSTGKDQCLVHNGSLSNHNQMRRKLIREGIPFATENDTEVAAGYVSWRLAQGDSLGEALESSLKDLDGFYTFVVGTDTGFGVLRDPIGCKHAVMAETDQYVAFGTEFRALSSLPGIENAKIFEPNPATVYFWNRAA; encoded by the coding sequence ATGTGCGGCATCGTTGGACTCTTCTTTAAAGATCCAGCTCTGGAGCCGGATCTCGGCAAGCATCTCTCGGTCATGCTGGAGACGATGACGGCGCGCGGCCCCGACAGCGCCGGTTTCGCCGTCTATGGCGAGGGCGAGAAAAGCCGCACCAAGATCACTCTGCGCGCGCCGGCGGACTTTGAAAGCTACGGAGCCCTGGAAAAGGCGCTTGAGCCAGGTGCCAGCGTCACGCGCCGCGGCACCCACATTGTTGTCTCCGTGCCGACAACCGATGTCGAAGGCGTTCTGCAGAAGATCAAGCACGAGGCTCCGACGCTCACGGTCAGCTCCGTCGGCACGCATATGGAGCTTTATAAAGAGGTCGGCCTGCCGGCCGACGTCGCCAAGAAATTCCACCTTGCTGAAATGAGCGGCACGCATGGCATCGGCCATACGCGCATGGCGACCGAATCGGCGGTGACGACCGCGGGCGCGCATCCGTTCTCGACCGGCAAGGATCAATGCCTCGTCCACAACGGCTCGCTGTCGAACCATAATCAGATGCGCCGCAAGCTGATCCGCGAAGGCATTCCCTTCGCGACTGAGAACGACACGGAAGTGGCCGCCGGCTATGTGTCCTGGCGCCTTGCGCAGGGTGATAGTCTTGGCGAAGCGCTCGAATCCTCGCTGAAAGACCTCGACGGTTTCTATACTTTCGTCGTCGGCACCGACACGGGCTTCGGCGTTCTGCGCGATCCGATCGGCTGCAAACACGCCGTTATGGCCGAGACCGATCAATACGTCGCCTTCGGCACCGAGTTTCGCGCCCTGAGTTCACTGCCCGGCATTGAGAACGCGAAGATTTTCGAGCCAAATCCCGCCACCGTCTATTTCTGGAACCGCGCGGCATGA
- a CDS encoding NAD(P)-dependent oxidoreductase: MNVSVLGASGQAGSEIIKELAARGHHVLAIARKPEAIPKAPGVIAKASDASDPAALAALIRGTDAVISALHFDIPAATLLSALKQAGVKRLLVTGGAASLEVAPGKLLIDTPDFPEEWKPIARPGIVFLDALRKEKEIDWTFFSPAALLFKGPRLGHFRLGRNQLVTDAAGESKISFADYAIAMVDELEQHRHSRARFTAAY; this comes from the coding sequence ATGAATGTCAGCGTCCTCGGCGCCAGCGGCCAGGCAGGTTCGGAAATCATCAAGGAGCTTGCCGCACGAGGCCACCACGTGCTCGCCATCGCCCGCAAGCCGGAAGCCATCCCGAAGGCGCCGGGCGTGATCGCGAAAGCGAGCGACGCCTCCGATCCTGCCGCGCTGGCCGCATTGATTCGCGGGACGGACGCCGTCATCAGCGCGCTGCATTTCGATATCCCCGCGGCGACCTTGCTTTCGGCGCTCAAACAAGCCGGAGTCAAAAGACTGCTGGTGACTGGTGGCGCCGCGAGCCTTGAAGTCGCGCCCGGCAAACTATTGATCGATACGCCCGACTTCCCCGAAGAATGGAAACCCATCGCCCGACCCGGAATCGTCTTCCTCGATGCACTTCGCAAAGAGAAAGAGATCGATTGGACGTTCTTCTCGCCTGCGGCACTCCTCTTCAAGGGTCCGCGCCTCGGCCATTTCCGGTTGGGTCGCAATCAACTCGTCACCGACGCCGCCGGCGAAAGCAAAATCAGCTTCGCGGATTATGCCATCGCAATGGTCGACGAACTGGAGCAACACCGGCACAGCCGGGCGCGTTTCACCGCGGCCTATTAG
- a CDS encoding helix-turn-helix domain-containing protein: MDRGNAFAANCPTRQLLDRVADKWSVLVLLILGDGDMRFGGLKRRVEGVSQKMLSQTLRSLERDGLVTREVTPTMPVMVTYGITPLGRELLSALRSMIDWAETSMVKVVAAQRSYDARP; this comes from the coding sequence ATTGATCGCGGAAACGCGTTCGCCGCCAATTGCCCGACGCGGCAATTGCTGGATCGTGTCGCCGACAAATGGAGCGTGCTCGTGCTCCTGATTTTGGGCGATGGTGACATGCGATTCGGCGGTCTGAAGCGGCGCGTCGAAGGCGTTTCGCAGAAAATGCTCAGTCAGACCCTGCGTTCGCTCGAGCGGGACGGTCTCGTCACACGCGAGGTCACGCCGACGATGCCCGTTATGGTCACCTACGGCATCACGCCGCTCGGCCGGGAGCTGCTGTCGGCGTTGCGATCGATGATCGACTGGGCCGAAACCAGCATGGTCAAAGTTGTGGCGGCCCAGCGCAGCTACGACGCGCGCCCCTAG
- a CDS encoding protein glxC — protein sequence MNIQSQTVKKAAGKTDLGHARTFDLATNSVRELNRALHAIHPGSNANLFRVLNPRGVHAIAAGVDADVTIEIDGDVGYYCGGMNQLATILIEGSAGIGLGENMMSGLIHVRGNASDSVGATAHGGSIIIDGDASGRCGISMKGVDIIVKGSIGPMSAFMAQAGTLAVFGDVGEAFGDSLYEAKLYARGNVASLGADCIEKEMDDQHRAELYEKFKELGLAGEVDVGEFKRYGSGRTLYHFHVDNAGAY from the coding sequence ATGAACATTCAATCGCAAACCGTGAAGAAAGCTGCGGGCAAAACCGATCTCGGCCATGCCCGCACGTTTGATCTCGCGACGAATTCTGTGCGCGAGTTGAACCGTGCACTGCACGCGATCCACCCAGGCAGCAATGCGAATTTATTTCGCGTGCTCAATCCGCGTGGCGTTCATGCAATCGCGGCGGGTGTGGATGCGGACGTGACGATCGAGATCGATGGTGACGTCGGCTATTATTGCGGCGGCATGAACCAGCTGGCGACGATCCTCATCGAAGGCAGCGCCGGCATCGGCCTCGGCGAAAATATGATGTCGGGCCTGATCCACGTTCGCGGCAATGCCAGCGATTCCGTCGGCGCGACGGCGCATGGCGGTTCGATCATTATCGATGGCGATGCATCGGGGCGCTGCGGCATTTCGATGAAGGGCGTCGATATTATCGTGAAAGGCTCCATCGGCCCGATGTCAGCCTTCATGGCGCAAGCGGGCACGCTCGCCGTCTTCGGCGATGTTGGCGAAGCCTTCGGCGACTCGCTCTATGAGGCGAAGCTTTATGCGCGCGGGAACGTTGCGAGCCTCGGCGCTGATTGCATCGAGAAGGAGATGGACGATCAGCATCGCGCTGAGCTCTACGAAAAATTCAAAGAGCTCGGCCTCGCGGGCGAAGTCGATGTCGGCGAATTCAAACGCTACGGCTCGGGGCGGACGCTTTATCATTTCCATGTCGACAATGCGGGAGCTTATTGA
- a CDS encoding dihydroorotase encodes MKHAPTGAIAHQPLALVNARLIDPARETEERGGVLIIDGIIRDLGPQVVAASLPPHAHIIDCAGDVVAPGLIDMCAFVGEPGAEHRETIATATAAAAAGGVTTILARPDTNPPIDEPAVVDFLQRRARDTGIVRVLPIAALTQGLHGEEIAEIGLLKEAGAVAFSDGPQSLRNARVMRRVMAYAKDFDALILHFTQDPDLATGGVMNEGEFATRLGLPGVPREAETIMLDRDIRLVALTGARYHAALISTTLSLDAIRAAKAAGLPITCGTSINHLALNENDIGDYRTFLKLSPPLRREDERLALVEALAEGLIDVVVSDHNPQDVETKRLPFAEAEPGAIGLETMLSAGLRLVHAGEIELPRLLAAMSSRPAEILGLPQGRLEIGAPADLIRFDPDEPYVLDPVTLHSRCKNTPFDEARMQGRVKLTIVAGELVWREG; translated from the coding sequence ATGAAACACGCCCCGACCGGCGCCATCGCCCACCAGCCGCTGGCGCTCGTCAATGCACGGCTGATCGATCCCGCGCGCGAAACCGAGGAGCGCGGCGGCGTCCTCATCATCGACGGCATCATTCGCGATCTCGGGCCGCAGGTCGTGGCTGCGTCACTGCCGCCGCATGCGCATATCATCGATTGCGCCGGCGATGTCGTCGCGCCGGGCCTCATCGACATGTGCGCCTTTGTCGGCGAGCCGGGAGCGGAGCATCGCGAGACGATCGCGACGGCGACAGCGGCGGCGGCGGCGGGCGGCGTCACGACCATTCTGGCGCGGCCCGACACCAATCCGCCGATCGACGAACCGGCCGTGGTCGATTTTCTACAGCGGCGCGCCCGCGATACCGGCATCGTCCGGGTTCTGCCGATCGCCGCTTTGACACAGGGCCTGCACGGCGAAGAGATCGCGGAGATCGGTCTTTTGAAGGAAGCGGGTGCGGTCGCCTTCAGCGATGGGCCGCAATCCCTGCGCAACGCGCGCGTCATGCGACGCGTGATGGCCTATGCCAAGGATTTCGATGCGCTGATCCTGCATTTCACGCAGGATCCCGACCTCGCCACCGGCGGCGTGATGAACGAAGGCGAATTCGCCACACGCCTTGGCCTGCCGGGCGTGCCGCGCGAGGCCGAAACGATCATGCTCGATCGCGACATTCGCCTCGTTGCGCTGACCGGCGCGCGCTATCACGCCGCTCTCATCTCGACGACGCTCTCGCTCGATGCCATTCGCGCGGCAAAGGCCGCGGGCCTGCCAATCACCTGCGGCACCTCAATCAATCATCTCGCGTTGAACGAAAACGATATCGGCGATTACCGCACCTTCCTGAAGCTTTCGCCGCCGCTGCGGCGCGAGGATGAGCGTCTGGCGCTCGTTGAGGCGCTGGCCGAAGGGCTGATCGATGTCGTCGTCTCGGATCACAATCCGCAGGACGTCGAGACGAAGCGGCTGCCGTTTGCGGAAGCCGAGCCGGGCGCCATCGGCCTGGAGACGATGCTGTCGGCCGGCTTGCGGCTCGTCCATGCGGGGGAAATCGAACTGCCGCGATTGCTCGCGGCGATGTCGTCGCGGCCGGCGGAAATCCTCGGTCTGCCGCAGGGACGGCTTGAGATTGGGGCGCCGGCCGATCTCATCCGTTTCGATCCTGATGAGCCCTATGTGCTCGATCCGGTGACGCTGCATTCGCGCTGCAAGAACACGCCTTTCGACGAGGCCCGGATGCAGGGGCGGGTGAAGCTGACAATCGTCGCGGGCGAACTCGTCTGGCGCGAAGGCTGA
- a CDS encoding aspartate carbamoyltransferase catalytic subunit gives MSAPQPRQKFRHRHLLGIEGLSAEDIMILLDRAEEAVEVSRQIEKKRTTLRGRTLINLFFESSTRTQSSFELAGKRLGADVMNMSVQTSSLKKGETLIDTAVTLNAMRPDLIVVRHAQAGAVHLLARKVDCAVINAGDGAHEHPTQALLDALTIRRNKGPIEGLTVAICGDIMHSRVARSNIILLSALGARVRVVGPSTLMPVGIERMGVETFHDMKAGLAGADIVMMLRLQRERMSGGFMPSSREYFRFFGLDQEKLRFAKPDSLVMHPGPMNRGVEIDSNIADGPQSLIREQVEMGVAVRMAVLAALAEHLPNE, from the coding sequence ATGTCCGCTCCCCAGCCCCGCCAAAAATTTCGGCACCGCCATTTGCTCGGGATCGAAGGGCTTTCGGCCGAAGACATTATGATTCTTCTCGACCGTGCCGAAGAGGCAGTCGAAGTCTCGCGGCAGATCGAGAAAAAGCGCACGACGCTGCGCGGCCGGACGCTCATCAATCTTTTCTTTGAATCCTCGACGCGCACGCAATCGTCTTTCGAACTCGCCGGCAAAAGGCTCGGCGCCGATGTCATGAACATGTCGGTCCAGACCTCAAGCCTGAAGAAGGGCGAGACGCTGATCGACACGGCCGTGACGCTCAATGCAATGCGCCCGGATCTTATCGTCGTGCGCCATGCCCAGGCGGGCGCGGTGCATCTTCTCGCCCGCAAGGTCGATTGCGCGGTGATCAATGCTGGCGACGGCGCGCATGAACATCCAACGCAGGCTCTTCTTGATGCGCTGACGATCCGTCGCAACAAAGGTCCGATCGAAGGTCTCACGGTCGCCATCTGCGGCGACATCATGCATTCGCGTGTCGCGCGCTCGAATATCATCTTGCTCTCGGCGCTGGGCGCGCGGGTGCGTGTCGTCGGCCCCTCGACGCTGATGCCGGTCGGCATTGAGCGCATGGGCGTCGAGACCTTTCACGACATGAAGGCCGGGCTCGCCGGCGCTGATATTGTCATGATGCTGCGATTGCAGCGCGAACGAATGAGCGGCGGGTTCATGCCGTCATCGCGCGAATATTTCCGTTTCTTCGGCCTCGACCAGGAGAAGCTGCGCTTCGCCAAGCCGGATTCGCTGGTCATGCATCCGGGGCCGATGAACCGCGGCGTCGAGATCGATTCGAATATCGCCGACGGCCCGCAGAGCCTGATCCGCGAACAAGTCGAAATGGGCGTCGCGGTCCGCATGGCCGTTCTCGCGGCGCTCGCCGAGCATTTGCCCAATGAGTGA
- the topA gene encoding type I DNA topoisomerase yields the protein MNLVIVESPSKAKTINKYLGRDYEVIASFGHVRDLPPKDGSVDPEQDFTMLWQVDAKAAKRLNDIAAAAKTAKKLILATDPDREGEAISWHVLEVLKNKKVLRDIPVERVVFNAITKTAVLDAMKHPRQIDAALVDSYLARRALDYLVGFNLSPVLWRKLPGARSAGRVQSVALRLVCDRELEIEQFVTQEYWTLLAHLKTKAGAPFVARLVGADGQKIGRLDIATADEAASLKTALENGQFSVVSVESRPAKRHPAPPFTTSTLQQEASRKLGFAPARTMQIAQKLYEGIDIDGDTVGLITYMRTDGVDVAPEAIAAARKVIGKEYGERYVPKVPRKYTVKAKNAQEAHEAIRPTDMSLLPPRIGRSLNHDEARLYELIWTRAVASQMESADLERTSVDISAVADKRKLDLRATGQVIRFDGFLKLYQEGRDDEEDDESSRLPPMAAGEPLTKDRIESSQHRTEPPPRFTEASLVKRMEELSIGRPSTYASTLAVLRERDYVKLEKKRLYPEDKGRVVTAFLESFFTRYVGYDFTAGLEEKLDHVSNHELDWKQVLRDFWADFSSAIDATKDLRTTQVLDSLNELLGPHIFPTKEDGSNPRACPSCGNGQLSLKLGKFGAFIGCSNYPECKFTRTLADTKAESLGDSDRPGVKVLGQDPETGDEITLRDGRFGTYVQQGEGEKPKRSSLPKTLNPSDLTLEQALALLSLPREVAVHPETKAPIVAGIGRYGPYVQHGKTYANIGKDEDILSIGGNRAIDLIVAKESGLSGRRFGAQASSASRELGDHPQGGAVVIKAGRFGPYVNWGKINATLPRESDPTTVTLDDAIALLAAKAQGGGGGGGGTQGRVLGQHPSGGDVVLREGRFGPYVSLGKINATLKNGVAADSITLEDAIQLIDAKGGVPTKKKTAAKAKPAKTTAKAAPKKAAAKKAATKAPARKAKRA from the coding sequence ATGAATCTCGTCATCGTCGAATCGCCCTCCAAGGCCAAGACGATCAACAAGTACCTTGGGCGTGACTATGAGGTCATCGCCTCGTTCGGCCATGTGCGCGATCTGCCGCCCAAGGATGGGTCAGTTGATCCGGAGCAGGATTTCACCATGCTCTGGCAGGTCGACGCCAAGGCCGCCAAGCGGCTCAACGACATTGCCGCCGCCGCGAAGACGGCCAAGAAGCTGATCCTGGCGACCGATCCGGACCGCGAAGGCGAAGCTATCTCCTGGCACGTTCTCGAAGTCCTCAAGAACAAGAAGGTCTTGAGGGACATTCCGGTCGAGCGTGTCGTCTTCAATGCGATCACCAAGACGGCCGTGCTCGACGCGATGAAGCATCCGCGCCAGATCGATGCGGCGCTGGTCGATTCATACCTCGCCCGCCGTGCGCTCGATTATCTCGTCGGCTTCAATCTCTCGCCGGTGCTGTGGCGCAAATTGCCGGGCGCGCGCTCGGCGGGCCGTGTGCAATCCGTCGCTTTGCGTCTGGTCTGCGACCGCGAGCTCGAAATCGAGCAATTCGTCACGCAGGAATATTGGACGCTGCTGGCGCATCTGAAGACCAAGGCCGGCGCGCCGTTCGTCGCCCGGCTTGTCGGCGCCGACGGCCAGAAGATCGGCCGTCTCGACATCGCGACGGCGGACGAAGCCGCCAGCCTCAAGACCGCACTAGAGAACGGGCAGTTCTCGGTCGTCAGCGTCGAGTCGCGTCCTGCCAAGCGCCATCCCGCCCCGCCGTTCACGACCTCGACGCTGCAGCAGGAAGCCTCGCGCAAATTGGGGTTTGCCCCGGCTCGCACGATGCAGATCGCGCAGAAGCTCTACGAAGGCATCGATATCGACGGCGATACAGTCGGCCTCATTACTTATATGCGTACAGACGGCGTCGACGTGGCGCCGGAGGCCATCGCCGCCGCGCGCAAGGTGATCGGCAAGGAGTACGGCGAGCGCTACGTGCCGAAAGTGCCGCGCAAATATACGGTGAAAGCCAAGAACGCGCAGGAAGCGCACGAGGCGATCCGCCCGACGGATATGTCGCTGCTGCCGCCGCGCATCGGCCGCTCCCTCAACCACGACGAAGCGCGGCTTTACGAATTGATCTGGACGCGTGCTGTCGCGAGCCAGATGGAATCGGCCGACCTCGAACGCACGAGCGTCGACATTTCAGCGGTCGCCGACAAGCGCAAGCTCGATCTGCGCGCCACCGGCCAGGTGATCCGTTTCGACGGTTTTCTGAAGCTTTATCAGGAAGGCCGCGACGACGAAGAGGACGATGAGTCCAGCCGCCTGCCGCCGATGGCAGCGGGCGAGCCGCTGACCAAAGACAGGATCGAATCCTCCCAGCATCGCACCGAGCCGCCGCCGCGCTTCACCGAGGCGAGCCTCGTCAAGCGGATGGAAGAACTCAGCATCGGCCGGCCCTCGACCTATGCTTCGACGCTCGCGGTCTTACGCGAACGCGATTACGTCAAACTCGAGAAAAAACGGCTTTATCCTGAAGACAAAGGCCGCGTCGTCACCGCCTTTCTCGAAAGCTTCTTCACCCGCTACGTCGGCTATGACTTCACCGCCGGCCTCGAGGAAAAGCTCGATCACGTCTCCAATCATGAGCTCGATTGGAAGCAGGTGTTGCGCGACTTCTGGGCGGATTTTTCGAGCGCGATTGATGCGACCAAGGATCTGCGCACAACGCAAGTTCTCGATTCGCTGAACGAGTTGCTCGGCCCGCACATCTTCCCGACGAAGGAAGACGGCTCCAATCCCCGCGCCTGCCCGTCCTGCGGCAATGGCCAATTGTCGCTGAAGCTCGGCAAGTTCGGCGCTTTCATCGGCTGCTCCAATTATCCCGAGTGCAAGTTCACCCGTACACTCGCCGATACCAAGGCCGAGAGCCTTGGCGACAGCGACCGGCCTGGTGTGAAAGTTCTCGGTCAAGATCCGGAAACCGGCGACGAGATCACGTTGCGCGACGGCCGTTTCGGCACCTATGTGCAGCAAGGCGAAGGCGAGAAGCCGAAACGCTCGTCCCTACCGAAGACGCTAAATCCGTCCGATTTGACGCTCGAGCAGGCGCTGGCGCTGTTGAGCCTGCCGCGCGAGGTTGCAGTCCATCCCGAAACCAAAGCGCCGATCGTTGCCGGCATCGGCCGCTACGGGCCTTATGTGCAGCACGGCAAGACCTACGCTAATATCGGCAAGGACGAGGACATTCTTTCGATCGGCGGCAATCGTGCCATCGATCTTATCGTCGCCAAGGAGAGCGGTCTCTCGGGACGGCGCTTCGGCGCGCAGGCATCGAGCGCGAGCCGCGAATTGGGCGATCATCCGCAAGGCGGCGCCGTGGTCATCAAGGCCGGCCGGTTCGGGCCCTATGTCAATTGGGGCAAGATCAATGCGACGCTGCCACGCGAGTCCGATCCGACGACCGTAACCCTCGACGACGCGATCGCCCTGCTCGCCGCCAAGGCGCAGGGCGGCGGCGGCGGCGGTGGCGGGACGCAGGGCCGCGTGCTTGGCCAGCATCCGTCCGGTGGTGATGTCGTTCTGCGCGAGGGACGCTTTGGTCCTTATGTCAGCCTCGGCAAGATCAATGCGACGTTGAAGAACGGCGTGGCAGCGGATTCGATCACACTCGAAGACGCGATCCAATTGATCGACGCCAAGGGCGGCGTCCCGACGAAAAAGAAGACTGCCGCGAAAGCCAAGCCCGCCAAAACTACAGCGAAGGCCGCGCCCAAAAAAGCTGCGGCGAAGAAGGCCGCGACCAAGGCGCCCGCACGGAAGGCGAAGAGAGCGTGA